A window from Akkermansia muciniphila encodes these proteins:
- the groES gene encoding co-chaperone GroES has translation MANIKPLGQRVLVKRIEAETKTAGGLFLPDTAKEKPQEAEVISVGTGGRDDKGALIEFTVKPGDRVLISKYGGTEIKLDGEDYLILSENDILAIIG, from the coding sequence ATGGCAAACATCAAACCCCTAGGACAACGTGTGCTGGTCAAGCGCATTGAAGCTGAAACCAAGACGGCCGGCGGCCTGTTCCTGCCGGACACCGCCAAGGAAAAACCCCAGGAAGCCGAAGTGATCTCCGTAGGCACCGGCGGCCGGGATGACAAGGGCGCCTTGATTGAATTTACCGTGAAGCCGGGCGACCGCGTTCTCATTTCCAAATACGGCGGTACGGAAATCAAGCTGGACGGAGAAGACTACCTCATCCTGTCTGAAAACGACATTCTGGCCATCATTGGCTAA
- a CDS encoding glycosyltransferase, with the protein MRIDVATDTYEPDVNGVALTLGRLVRGLRARGHLVHVLRASERDGASFPGETAMPSLSLPMYHEVKIGLPSADRFRARWMKKRPDVVYVATESPMGASAVKAARALEIPVVMGFHTNFHQYMKDYHFSGLETAAVNYLRKLHNQAGMTVVPTEEMRRTLEGLGFERLSVMGRGVDAALFDPARRDAALRQSWGVWRDEVVFGVVGRLAREKNLVTVLGLYTRLQREFPDCGMKMVVVGDGPMMSSLRSEFPDAVFCGMRSGEDLARHYAGMDVLLFPSETETFGNVLLEGMASGLATVSYRYAASADVVLDGINGFQAEKGDAEGFYSCMRRLLADRELGRRLGEQARRTVRARTWDAIHDRFEELLASVAREENGTGYARPPRDAVLECRTVFLSDLHLGTKDCKADECRRFLKHVRPEKIVLVGDVVDAWALSRGSRWRRRHTRLIRTLLKKMEQEDVEIMYLRGNHDDVLEKFLPFHLGGLKIAKECVHRAADGRRYLCVHGDGFDSISTNHRWLAVLGSLGYDVLLMVNRFYNKYRAWRGKEYYSVSRAIKGRVKSAVNFIGKYEEQLQGLAVRKQCDGIIAGHVHHPADTMVGEVRYLNCGDWVETMSAVVEHADGRMETLLYKDFMKRLAYGTCGTGARPVPSSGGEAS; encoded by the coding sequence ATGAGAATTGACGTGGCAACGGATACGTATGAGCCTGATGTGAATGGAGTGGCCCTGACTCTGGGGCGCCTGGTCCGGGGGCTCAGGGCGCGGGGGCATCTGGTGCATGTGTTGCGGGCGTCCGAACGGGACGGGGCTTCCTTTCCAGGGGAGACGGCCATGCCGTCCCTCTCCCTTCCCATGTACCATGAAGTAAAGATAGGGCTGCCTTCCGCAGACAGGTTCCGCGCCAGATGGATGAAGAAGAGGCCGGATGTGGTTTATGTGGCCACGGAAAGCCCCATGGGGGCGTCTGCCGTCAAGGCCGCCCGCGCTCTGGAGATTCCCGTGGTGATGGGATTCCACACCAATTTCCACCAGTACATGAAGGATTACCATTTTTCCGGGCTGGAAACCGCCGCCGTGAATTACCTGCGCAAGCTGCACAACCAGGCCGGGATGACGGTGGTGCCTACGGAAGAGATGCGCCGCACGCTGGAGGGGCTGGGGTTTGAACGCCTTTCCGTGATGGGGCGCGGGGTGGATGCCGCCTTGTTTGATCCTGCCCGGAGGGATGCCGCCCTCCGTCAATCCTGGGGAGTGTGGAGGGATGAAGTGGTGTTTGGCGTGGTGGGGCGCCTGGCCCGGGAAAAGAACCTGGTGACGGTGCTGGGCCTGTATACGCGCCTTCAGCGGGAATTTCCGGACTGCGGCATGAAAATGGTGGTTGTGGGTGACGGCCCCATGATGAGCAGCCTGCGCAGTGAATTTCCCGACGCCGTTTTTTGCGGAATGCGCAGCGGAGAAGACCTGGCGCGCCATTACGCCGGGATGGATGTGCTGCTGTTCCCGAGTGAGACGGAGACTTTCGGGAATGTGCTGCTGGAGGGCATGGCCAGCGGACTGGCTACGGTCAGCTACCGGTACGCCGCCTCCGCGGACGTGGTGCTGGACGGCATCAACGGCTTTCAGGCGGAGAAGGGGGATGCGGAGGGGTTTTATTCCTGCATGCGCCGCCTGCTTGCGGACAGGGAGTTGGGCCGGAGGCTCGGAGAGCAGGCCCGCAGAACCGTGCGGGCCAGGACGTGGGATGCCATCCATGACAGGTTTGAAGAGTTGCTGGCCTCCGTGGCGCGGGAGGAAAACGGAACGGGTTATGCCCGCCCTCCGCGGGACGCCGTTCTGGAATGCCGCACGGTTTTTCTGTCAGACCTCCATCTGGGAACGAAGGACTGCAAGGCGGACGAATGCCGGAGGTTCCTGAAGCATGTGCGGCCGGAGAAAATAGTTCTGGTGGGGGATGTGGTGGATGCGTGGGCGCTGTCCCGCGGCAGCCGCTGGCGCAGGCGGCATACGCGCCTGATCCGTACCCTGCTGAAAAAAATGGAGCAGGAGGATGTGGAGATCATGTACCTGCGCGGAAACCATGACGATGTTCTGGAGAAATTCCTCCCCTTTCATCTGGGCGGGTTGAAGATTGCGAAGGAATGCGTGCACCGGGCGGCGGACGGCAGGCGCTACCTGTGCGTGCACGGGGACGGTTTTGATTCCATTTCCACCAATCACCGGTGGCTGGCGGTGCTCGGCTCCCTGGGGTACGACGTCCTGCTGATGGTCAACCGCTTTTATAACAAGTACCGCGCGTGGCGGGGCAAGGAATACTATTCTGTTTCCCGCGCCATCAAGGGGCGGGTGAAATCCGCCGTCAATTTCATCGGGAAATATGAGGAGCAGCTTCAGGGCCTGGCCGTCAGGAAGCAGTGTGACGGCATCATCGCCGGGCATGTGCACCATCCGGCGGATACCATGGTGGGGGAGGTGCGCTACCTGAATTGCGGGGACTGGGTGGAAACCATGAGCGCCGTGGTGGAACACGCGGACGGCCGCATGGAAACGCTGCTGTACAAGGATTTCATGAAACGCCTGGCTTACGGCACATGCGGAACCGGAGCGCGTCCGGTGCCTTCCTCCGGCGGGGAGGCTTCGTGA
- the dnaK gene encoding molecular chaperone DnaK — protein MAKILGIDLGTTNSCMAVMEGGQGTVLENSEGARTTPSIVAFTKSGERLVGQAAKRQAVTNPKNTVFSSKRLIGRKYSELTEEDKKVPYEIVEAPNGDAYIRVDVGGEKKTFSPQEIASMVLAKLKADAESKLGETISEAVITVPAYFNDAQRNATKAAGEIAGLKVRRIINEPTAAALAYGLDKKSNENIAVYDLGGGTFDISVLEIGDGVFEVKASDGDTHLGGDDWDNAIITWIMEEFKKDSGMDLSNQPDAIQRIKEEAEKAKIALSSTQSYDISLPFITADSSGPKHIQLTLSRSKLEQLTGDLLDRTRKPVLDCIAASGLKTGDIDELVLVGGMTRMPAVQEEAHTLAGKEPHKGVNPDEVVAVGAAIQGGVLQGDVNDVLLLDVTPLTLSIETMGGIATPMIERNTTIPVRKSQVFSTAADNQPAVDIRVCQGERKMFDDNKLLGNFKLDGISPARRGEPQIEVTFDIDANGILHVSAKDKGTGKEQKISIQGSSGLSKDEIERAKRDAEAHAEEDKKRAEEIDTVNQADTLCFSVERQLKDMGDKIPADLKREIEDKVMHLKEAISKKEYTAIKAGKEDLESRLEALYKAAEAAQQQSAGAAGPMPGAAPEEEPSDGPRKAKGRVVDAEIVDDEK, from the coding sequence ATGGCTAAAATACTAGGAATCGACTTGGGCACGACCAACTCGTGCATGGCTGTAATGGAAGGCGGTCAGGGTACCGTACTTGAAAACAGCGAAGGTGCGCGCACCACTCCCTCCATTGTTGCCTTCACCAAGAGCGGTGAACGCCTCGTGGGGCAGGCCGCCAAACGTCAGGCGGTAACCAACCCGAAAAACACCGTGTTTTCCTCCAAGCGCCTCATTGGCCGCAAGTATAGCGAGCTGACGGAAGAAGATAAGAAAGTGCCTTATGAAATCGTGGAAGCTCCCAACGGGGATGCCTACATCCGCGTGGATGTGGGCGGTGAGAAGAAGACCTTCTCCCCGCAGGAAATCGCGTCCATGGTCCTTGCCAAGCTGAAGGCTGATGCGGAATCCAAGCTGGGTGAAACGATTTCGGAAGCCGTAATTACCGTTCCGGCCTATTTCAATGACGCCCAGCGCAACGCGACCAAGGCCGCCGGAGAAATCGCCGGCCTGAAGGTGCGCCGCATCATCAATGAACCGACGGCGGCTGCCCTGGCCTACGGCCTGGACAAGAAGTCCAATGAAAACATCGCCGTGTATGACCTCGGCGGCGGCACCTTTGATATTTCCGTGCTGGAAATCGGTGACGGCGTGTTTGAAGTGAAAGCCTCCGACGGTGACACCCACCTGGGCGGCGACGACTGGGACAACGCGATCATCACCTGGATCATGGAGGAATTCAAGAAGGACTCCGGCATGGACCTTTCCAACCAGCCTGACGCCATCCAGCGCATCAAGGAAGAAGCTGAAAAGGCCAAGATTGCCCTTTCCTCCACCCAGAGCTATGACATCAGCCTGCCGTTCATCACGGCGGACTCCTCCGGCCCCAAGCACATTCAGCTTACGCTGAGCCGTTCCAAGCTGGAACAGCTCACGGGAGACCTGCTGGACCGCACCCGCAAGCCCGTGCTGGACTGCATTGCCGCTTCCGGCCTGAAAACCGGTGACATTGACGAGCTGGTGCTGGTGGGCGGCATGACCCGCATGCCCGCCGTGCAGGAAGAAGCCCATACGCTGGCCGGAAAGGAACCCCACAAGGGCGTGAACCCGGATGAAGTGGTAGCCGTGGGCGCCGCCATCCAGGGGGGCGTGCTCCAGGGGGACGTGAACGACGTGCTTCTGCTGGACGTGACTCCGCTGACCCTGTCCATTGAAACGATGGGCGGCATCGCCACGCCGATGATCGAACGCAATACGACCATCCCGGTGCGCAAGAGCCAGGTGTTCTCCACCGCCGCGGACAACCAGCCCGCCGTGGACATCCGCGTGTGCCAGGGGGAACGCAAGATGTTTGACGACAACAAGCTTCTGGGCAACTTCAAACTGGACGGCATCTCCCCGGCCCGCCGCGGCGAACCGCAGATTGAAGTGACCTTTGATATTGACGCCAACGGCATTCTGCACGTCTCCGCCAAGGACAAGGGCACCGGCAAGGAACAGAAGATTTCCATCCAGGGCTCCAGCGGCCTTTCCAAGGATGAAATCGAACGTGCCAAGCGTGATGCGGAAGCCCATGCGGAAGAAGACAAGAAGCGCGCCGAGGAAATTGACACCGTCAACCAGGCGGACACCCTCTGCTTCTCCGTGGAACGCCAGCTCAAGGACATGGGAGACAAGATTCCCGCCGACCTCAAGCGTGAGATTGAAGACAAGGTGATGCACCTGAAGGAAGCTATCTCCAAGAAGGAATACACGGCCATCAAGGCAGGCAAGGAAGACCTTGAATCCCGCCTGGAAGCCCTGTACAAGGCAGCGGAAGCCGCCCAGCAGCAGTCTGCCGGAGCAGCGGGCCCCATGCCGGGCGCCGCTCCTGAGGAAGAACCTTCCGACGGCCCCCGCAAGGCCAAGGGCCGCGTGGTGGACGCCGAAATCGTCGACGACGAGAAATAA